In a single window of the Olivibacter sp. SDN3 genome:
- a CDS encoding thioesterase family protein — MTQKDHLEDFKFRTPVEIRFIDLDAFRHVNNAIYLTYCEVARTKYWQEVIKWDWNLMGIIIASATIDYIKPLTLKDQLLIYVRTSKVGNKSFELAYILTSESQKGITIHAKAKTTCVCIDYNTNKTSLIPSDYKKTMEIETTGNVNKSS, encoded by the coding sequence ATGACACAAAAAGACCATTTAGAAGATTTTAAATTCCGTACTCCCGTGGAAATTCGGTTCATTGATCTTGATGCTTTTCGCCATGTTAACAACGCCATTTATTTGACCTATTGCGAAGTCGCACGCACAAAATATTGGCAAGAAGTAATAAAGTGGGACTGGAACCTGATGGGAATCATTATTGCCAGCGCAACGATTGACTACATCAAACCGTTAACCCTAAAAGATCAATTATTAATTTATGTTAGAACATCAAAAGTTGGAAATAAGAGCTTTGAGTTAGCCTATATCCTGACATCCGAAAGTCAAAAGGGAATAACTATTCACGCTAAAGCTAAAACAACCTGTGTATGTATCGATTACAACACAAATAAAACGTCGTTAATTCCGTCGGATTACAAAAAGACCATGGAAATTGAAACAACTGGCAATGTTAACAAATCGTCATAA
- a CDS encoding iron-sulfur cluster assembly accessory protein has translation MNTETATSNAPLTLTEGAVKELKKLKEQQEIGDNFGLRVGVEGGGCAGMNYILGFDQKKEGDTEYIVSGIKVFMNKAHGLYLAGMEIDFQSGLSARGFTFNNPNASSTCGCGTSFSA, from the coding sequence ATGAATACAGAAACAGCGACAAGCAATGCCCCCTTAACCTTAACAGAAGGTGCTGTAAAGGAGTTAAAAAAATTAAAAGAACAACAAGAGATTGGGGACAACTTCGGTTTACGCGTAGGCGTTGAAGGCGGCGGCTGTGCTGGAATGAACTATATACTTGGTTTTGACCAAAAAAAAGAGGGTGATACCGAATATATAGTTTCCGGTATTAAGGTCTTCATGAATAAGGCGCACGGTCTTTATCTAGCAGGAATGGAAATAGATTTTCAAAGTGGACTAAGTGCGCGTGGTTTTACCTTCAACAATCCAAATGCATCCAGCACCTGCGGTTGTGGTACTTCTTTCTCCGCTTAA
- a CDS encoding NAD(P)-dependent oxidoreductase: MINVLIVDDIHQVFMDRLSEAGINFSYFPAIGRTEALKMLKDYEVLVVRSKFKIDEEVFSAADHLSIIARAGAGMDNIDEQLAEEYGVRLINAPEGNRDAVGEHMIGMLLSMLNNLSAGDKQVRGGIWLREQNRGVELGGKTVALIGYGNNGQAMARKLSGFGVNVIAYDKYKTGFSDQYAKEVSMEEVVRDADILSLHIPLTRETHRLVDAEYLLHFKKPIFFLNGARGEIVDIMAVLDAIDHGKILGAAFDVLPLERFPEASTVDWFERLSNHEGVLLTPHVAGWSVESYFKIAAVLADKLISHAKSDMKLKND; the protein is encoded by the coding sequence ATGATAAATGTATTAATTGTTGATGATATTCATCAAGTATTTATGGATAGGTTGTCTGAAGCAGGTATTAATTTTTCGTACTTTCCTGCTATTGGAAGGACTGAGGCGTTAAAGATGCTAAAAGACTACGAAGTTTTAGTTGTTCGGTCAAAGTTTAAAATCGACGAAGAGGTTTTTAGCGCCGCAGATCATCTCAGCATAATAGCGCGAGCCGGTGCAGGTATGGATAATATCGATGAACAATTGGCGGAAGAATATGGTGTTAGATTAATAAATGCACCTGAAGGAAACCGTGATGCAGTAGGAGAGCACATGATAGGAATGCTATTGTCGATGCTGAATAACTTAAGTGCTGGAGACAAACAGGTGAGGGGTGGAATTTGGTTAAGAGAACAAAATAGGGGAGTAGAACTTGGAGGGAAGACGGTGGCATTGATAGGATATGGAAATAACGGACAAGCAATGGCCCGTAAACTATCAGGTTTCGGCGTGAATGTAATTGCTTATGATAAATACAAAACAGGTTTTTCTGATCAATATGCGAAAGAGGTCAGTATGGAGGAAGTGGTGCGAGATGCGGATATTTTAAGTTTACATATACCGCTAACAAGAGAAACACATCGCTTAGTTGATGCGGAGTATCTTCTACATTTTAAAAAGCCAATTTTCTTTCTTAATGGAGCTAGAGGTGAAATAGTAGATATTATGGCTGTTTTAGATGCTATTGATCATGGTAAAATATTGGGGGCAGCCTTTGATGTTCTGCCACTTGAACGATTTCCAGAGGCTAGTACTGTTGATTGGTTTGAACGACTGTCTAACCATGAAGGCGTATTGTTGACTCCACATGTAGCAGGTTGGAGTGTTGAATCTTATTTTAAGATTGCAGCGGTGTTGGCTGATAAGCTAATTAGCCATGCTAAGAGCGACATGAAATTAAAAAATGATTGA
- the rsmA gene encoding 16S rRNA (adenine(1518)-N(6)/adenine(1519)-N(6))-dimethyltransferase RsmA — MSLVRAKKHLGQHFLTDKNIAKKIVEALNPEDRFQLVLEVGPGMGVLSDFLLQDRRYKTWMIDLDAESVAYLAGKYPAMGNKLILGDFLDLNFSSTFNGPMAIIGNFPYNISSQILFKVLDNRHQVVEVVGMFQKEVAERCTALPGGKEYGILSVFLQAYYEVQYLFTVKAGAFNPPPKVLSGVIRLLRNNTVALNCNEQLFWKVVKAGFNQRRKTLRNALSVIISKDKMKNHPLLELRAERLGVDDFVMLTNEIETWQHNR; from the coding sequence ATGTCGTTAGTTCGTGCTAAGAAACACTTGGGCCAACATTTCTTAACAGATAAAAATATTGCAAAAAAAATTGTTGAAGCGTTGAATCCTGAAGATCGTTTTCAGCTGGTGTTAGAGGTAGGTCCTGGGATGGGGGTATTATCGGATTTTCTGTTACAAGACCGAAGGTACAAGACTTGGATGATTGACCTTGATGCCGAATCGGTAGCGTATTTGGCGGGTAAGTATCCCGCAATGGGAAACAAATTGATTCTAGGAGATTTTCTCGATTTAAACTTCTCTTCTACATTTAATGGTCCAATGGCCATTATTGGCAATTTTCCGTACAATATTTCCTCTCAGATTTTGTTTAAAGTGCTTGATAATCGTCATCAGGTTGTTGAGGTGGTTGGTATGTTCCAAAAAGAAGTGGCTGAACGTTGTACAGCGTTACCGGGAGGCAAAGAATATGGAATTTTAAGCGTTTTTTTACAGGCTTATTATGAGGTTCAATATTTGTTTACCGTGAAGGCGGGAGCTTTTAATCCTCCTCCAAAAGTTCTTTCAGGTGTTATTCGATTGTTAAGAAACAATACGGTAGCATTGAATTGTAATGAACAACTTTTTTGGAAAGTAGTGAAGGCGGGGTTTAATCAGCGACGCAAAACTTTACGCAATGCTTTGTCGGTTATTATCAGCAAGGATAAAATGAAAAATCATCCCTTATTAGAGCTCAGAGCTGAACGCTTGGGCGTAGATGACTTTGTAATGTTGACGAATGAAATAGAAACCTGGCAGCATAATAGGTAA